A region of Clarias gariepinus isolate MV-2021 ecotype Netherlands chromosome 25, CGAR_prim_01v2, whole genome shotgun sequence DNA encodes the following proteins:
- the rpl5a gene encoding 60S ribosomal protein L5a, whose protein sequence is MGFVKVVKNKAYFKRYQVKYRRRREGKTDYFARKRLVIQDKNKYNTPKYRMIVRFSNRDIVCQIAYAKIEGDAIVCAAYSHELPRYGVTVGLTNYAAAYCTGLLLARRLLNKFGLDKVYDGQVEVTGEEFNVESIDGQPGAFTCYLDAGLTRTTTGNKVFGALKGAVDGGLSIPHSTKRFPGYDTESKEFNAEVHRRHILGLNISEYMSSLLEEDEEAYKKQFSRFIKNGVTPESVEEMYKKAHAAIRENPVHEKKPKKEVKKKRWNRAKLTLNQRKDRVAQKKASFLRAQAAAAEDED, encoded by the exons ATG gGGTTTGTTAAGGTGGTGAAGAACAAGGCGTATTTCAAGAGGTACCAGGTGAAGTACCGAAGGAGGAGAG aggGGAAGACGGACTATTTTGCCCGGAAACGCCTCGTCATCCAGGATAAGAACAAGTACAACACACCTAAGTACCGGATGATCGTTAGATTCTCTAACAGGGATATTGTTTGCCAG ATCGCATACGCCAAAATTGAAGGCGACGCGATCGTCTGCGCTGCTTACTCTCACGAGTTGCCGAGATATGGCGTTACTGTGGGGCTGACCAACTACGCCGCTGCCTACTGCACAGGGCTGCTGCTGGCACGTCGG CTACTGAATAAGTTTGGTCTGGATAAGGTGTATGACGGCCAGGTGGAGGTGACTGGTGAGGAGTTTAACGTGGAGAGCATCGATGGCCAGCCAGGAGCATTTACCTGCTACCTGGATGCCGGTCTGACCAGAACCACCACCGGGAATAAAGTATTTGGAGCGCTGAAAGGAGCAGTGGATGGAGGACTGTCCATCCCACACAG CACTAAGCGGTTTCCGGGCTACGACACGGAGAGCAAAGAGTTCAACGCTGAGGTTCACAGGAGACACATCCTGGGCCTGAACATTTCCGAGTACATGAGCAGCCTGTtggaggaggacgaggaggcGTACAAGAAACAGTTCTCCCGCTTCATCAAGAACGGCGTCACACCTGAATCG GTGGAGGAGATGTACAAGAAGGCTCATGCTGCTATTCGTGAAAATCCGGTTCATGAGAAGAAGCCCAAGAAGGAAGTGAAGAAGAAGAG GTGGAACCGTGCAAAACTGACTCTGAACCAGAGGAAGGACCGCGTCGCTCAGAAGAAGGCCAGCTTCCTGCGCGCTCAGGCGGCCGCCGCAGAGGACGAAGATTAA
- the dipk1aa gene encoding divergent protein kinase domain 1A: protein MARGLFARAWITKSYLFHVGLSHVRVKYLFLTWLAVFVGSWVVYVQYSSYTELCRAHECYTTICDKYRAGVIEGAACSRLCEKASLYFRRCLSSKPNTQVYTASWGDVDAVIKCHPGDVMHYELGEEVEPRKEVALFDKPTRGTSVEKFREMVHGHVKAKVGEQADLTSLVSLVLSFADANNDGRVSLPEARSAWALLQLDEVLLSVVLQGRSHTPKLLGFCGDLYVVERVAYTPLYGLNLSPALEPWITAVLGRGLDHLFSTSWPRKAKISIGLLELVEDVFHGMFGSFLLCDMKPGSFGYTERYELRLLDGRHVVPEEAFRRGMRARPCQEDSDCVYSGDCGAACHRDERRCGAEPSRTNLARACSALEDFLLQGAPASLRNELERQLNVCKELAGSGEQMQIEHSLILSNLKMLLWKQISHTNDS, encoded by the exons ATGGCGAGAGGTCTGTTTGCACGGGCCTGGATCACCAAGTCCTACCTCTTTCAT GTTGGTCTGTCGCACGTGCGGGTGAAGTACCTGTTCCTCACCTGGCTGGCGGTGTTTGTGGGGAGCTGGGTGGTGTACGTGCAGTACTCGTCCTACACAGAGCTTTGCAGAGCGCACGAGTGCTACACCACCATC TGTGATAAGTACCGCGCGGGAGTGATCGAGGGCGCGGCCTGCAGCAGGCTGTGTGAGAAAGCCTCGCTGTACTTCAGGAGGTGTCTCTCCAGCAAACCCAACACTCAG GTATACACGGCGAGCTGGGGCGACGTGGACGCGGTGATCAAGTGCCACCCGGGCGACGTGATGCACTACGAGCTGGGAGAAGAGGTGGAGCCGAGGAAGGAGGTGGCGCTTTTCGACAAACCCACCAGAGGAACGTCCGTGGAGAAGTTCAGAGAGATGGTGCACGGTCACGTCAAG GCGAAGGTTGGCGAGCAGGCGGATCTCACCAGCTTGGTCTCGCTGGTCCTGTCGTTCGCGGACGCTAATAACGACGGCCGCGTGTCTCTCCCGGAGGCCCGGTCAGCGTGGGCTCTCCTGCAGCTGGACGAGGTTTTACTCAGCGTGGTTCTGCAGGGACGCAGTCACACTCCCAAGCTGCTGGGTTTCTGCGGCGACCTGTACGTGGTGGAGCGAGTCGCGTACACGCCGCTGTACGGCCTCAACCTGTCTCCTGCACTCGAGCCCTGGATCACGGCAGTGCTCGGGCGCGGCCTGGATCACCTTTTTTCCACGTCATGGCCACGCAAGGCTAAGATCTCCATCGGGCTGCTGGAGCTAGTGGAGGACGTTTTCCACGGGATGTTCGGCTCCTTCCTGCTGTGCGACATGAAGCCGGGAAGCTTCGGGTACACTGAGCGCTACGAACTGCGTCTTTTAGACGGGCGACACGTCGTGCCCGAGGAGGCCTTCAGACGCGGCATGCGAGCTCGTCCGTGTCAGGAAGACTCCGACTGCGTGTACAGCGGCGACTGCGGGGCAGCGTGTCACAGGGACGAGCGACGCTGCGGCGCCGAGCCGAGCCGGACCAACCTGGCGCGGGCCTGCAGCGCGCTGGAGGACTTTCTGCTGCAGGGGGCGCCGGCGAGCCTGCGGAACGAGCTGGAGCGACAGCTGAACGTCTGCAAGGAGCTCGCGGGATCTGGAGAACAGATGCAGATAGAGCACTCGCTGATCCTCAGCAACCTGAAGATGCTGCTGTGGAAACAGATCTCACACACCAACGACTcgtaa
- the LOC128512886 gene encoding repetitive organellar protein-like, giving the protein MQMDSLSPEGCEQERQAHSILKLKYAEIKKKYDEMKEEHDEMKKNHDVINQKNNQMKKYHAEMMIKKNNEKNHVEMKEKYDEMKEKYKQMKKTHDEMKERYNAMDQKNDEIKKNHGEMKKKHDEMKQKHDKMKKKQDEMEKNHDEMKKNHNEIKEKYEEMKKNHDGIKEEYDEMKRKHDEVKEKHDKIKEKHDHNEMKQKCDKIKQKYDEMKNKHKMKEKHDEMKYNEMRDELQKVQVALAKAEENAQNALESNTQLKLKNANLMQQMESLQGVMEKLQRQRLTIHSRSNKVGKRSAHLLVIE; this is encoded by the exons ATGCAGATGGACAGCCTCAGCCCTGAG GGATGTGAGCAAGAACGACAGGCTCACAGCATCCTAAAACTGAAGTATGCTGAGATAAAGAAGAAATATGATGAGATGAAGGAGGAGCATGATGAAATGAAGAAGAACCACGATGTAATAAATCAAAAGAATAATCAGATGAAGAAATACCATGCTGAGATGatgataaaaaagaataatgagaAAAACCATGTTGAAATGAAGGAGAAATATGATGAGATGAAGGAGAAATATAAACAGATGAAGAAAACACATGATGAGATGAAGGAGAGATATAATGCTATGGACCAGAAGAATGATGAGATTAAGAAAAACCATGGTGAGATGAAGAAAAAGCATGATGAGATGAAGCAGAAGCAtgataaaatgaagaaaaaacaagaTGAAATGGAGAAGAATCATGATGAGATGAAGAAAAACCATAATGAGATAAAGGAGAAATATGAAGAGATGAAGAAAAACCATGATGGGATAAAAGAGGAGTATGATGAGATGAAGCGGAAGCATGATGAGGTGAAGGAAAAgcatgataaaataaaagagaagcaTGATCATAATGAGATGAAGCAGAAATGTGATAAGATAAAGCAGAAGTATGATGAGATGAAGAATAAACATAAGATGAAGGAGAAGCATGATGAAATGAAGTACAATGAGATGAGGGATGAGTTACAAAAG GTCCAGGTTGCCTTGGCTAAAGCTGAGGAGAATGCTCAGAATGCTCTGGAGTCCAACACTCAGCTCAAGCTCAAGAACGCCAACCTGATGCAGCAAATGGAAAGTCTGCAAGGCGTCATGGAGAAGTTGCAGAGACAACGGCTAACCATCCACAGCAGGTCTAATAAAGTTGGGAAG aggtctgcacacctgctggtGATCGAGTGA
- the LOC128513320 gene encoding mitochondrial import inner membrane translocase subunit Tim23-like — protein MDNNNPGSGVYNGGIFGGGSATYSGVPLTGLNPISPYLNIDPRYLLQDTDEFISLTGANETRGRLVLSFFTIGGSYMTGAAFGSLSGLRQGLKETRDMTWRKPRNVQIVNMIKQQGASWGNALGSIALMYSLFGVAIEKARGAEDAVNTVAAGTLTGMMVKSTGGLKSAARGGVIGLAISGLYTLYNTWG, from the coding sequence ATGGACAACAACAATCCGGGATCAGGCGTTTATAACGGTGGCATTTTCGGTGGTGGATCCGCTACGTATTCTGGAGTACCGCTGACTGGATTGAACCCGATCTCACCCTACCTCAACATTGACCCTCGCTACCTTCTTCAGGATACAGATGAATTCATATCACTCACTGGAGCAAACGAAACGCGTGGACGCTTAGTGCTAAGCTTCTTCACCATTGGAGGATCCTACATGACTGGAGCTGCCTTTGGATCGCTGAGCGGGCTTCGTCAGGGCCTGAAGGAGACCAGAGATATGACATGGAGAAAACCCAGAAATGTACAAATTGTAAACATGATCAAACAGCAGGGGGCGTCATGGGGTAACGCGTTAGGATCGATAGCTCTGATGTACAGCCTGTTTGGTGTCGCTATAGAAAAAGCCAGAGGAGCAGAAGATGCCGTTAACACAGTAGCTGCTGGAACGTTAACAGGGATGATGGTTAAATCCACAGGTGGACTAAAAAGTGCTGCCAGGGGAGGCGTTATTGGATTAGCCATATCAGGATTATACACTCTCTACAACACCTGGGGATAA